In Herbaspirillum seropedicae, a single window of DNA contains:
- a CDS encoding zinc ribbon domain-containing protein produces MNKGLRLSEKWFRFGLWLVALVFAGFLIGLGGTVVDNLPRVERTHQIDEFIDAESAAPLRQVITKSSADLRVLDETYRQAELRHAQARATTMAAQQTFSNWLAARDVTRRSDQDAEVIRRTAKLDELKEDEQKALQELQQLRQRRLSLEQAERGAQRELDGLRESARHKLEQVARQQELRVFLYRLALTLPLLGVAGWLFVRKRQSMYWPFVWGFILFALFAFFVELVPYLPSYGGFVRYLVGIVVTIVVGRQAILGLTRYLERQKQAEALPDVERRKELSYDIALTRLGRKVCPGCERAVNLDDAATDYCPHCGICLYNRCEGCSTRKNAFSRFCFSCGRQAAGIA; encoded by the coding sequence ATGAACAAAGGTTTGCGCTTGTCGGAAAAGTGGTTTCGTTTTGGGTTGTGGCTGGTAGCGCTGGTGTTTGCCGGATTCCTGATCGGGCTGGGTGGGACCGTGGTGGACAATCTGCCGCGCGTCGAACGCACCCACCAGATCGACGAATTCATCGATGCTGAATCAGCAGCGCCGCTGCGGCAGGTGATCACGAAATCCAGCGCCGATCTGCGCGTCCTCGATGAGACCTACCGACAGGCCGAGCTCAGGCATGCCCAGGCCAGGGCCACCACCATGGCGGCGCAGCAGACCTTTTCCAACTGGCTGGCCGCCCGCGACGTGACGCGCCGGTCTGACCAGGATGCCGAGGTGATCCGTCGTACCGCCAAGCTGGACGAGCTCAAGGAGGATGAGCAAAAAGCGCTGCAGGAGCTGCAGCAGTTGCGGCAGCGGCGATTGTCGCTGGAGCAGGCGGAGCGGGGTGCGCAGCGGGAGCTGGATGGATTGCGCGAATCAGCGAGGCACAAGCTCGAACAGGTCGCGCGGCAGCAGGAGCTGCGGGTCTTCTTGTACCGCCTTGCCCTGACCTTGCCGCTATTGGGCGTGGCCGGATGGCTGTTTGTGCGCAAGCGCCAGAGCATGTACTGGCCTTTCGTCTGGGGATTCATCCTGTTTGCGCTGTTCGCCTTTTTCGTCGAGCTGGTGCCGTATCTGCCCAGTTATGGCGGTTTCGTGCGCTATCTGGTGGGCATCGTGGTGACCATCGTGGTGGGCCGCCAGGCGATCCTGGGACTGACCCGCTACCTCGAGCGGCAGAAGCAGGCTGAAGCATTGCCCGATGTCGAGCGCCGCAAGGAGCTGAGCTACGACATTGCGTTGACCCGGCTGGGCCGCAAGGTGTGTCCGGGATGTGAACGCGCCGTCAATCTCGACGATGCCGCTACCGATTATTGCCCGCATTGCGGCATCTGCCTGTACAACCGCTGTGAGGGCTGCAGCACACGCAAGAACGCTTTTTCGCGGTTTTGTTTTTCCTGTGGGCGGCAGGCTGCTGGGATAGCCTAG